The window GAAATGTGACAGCCCATGTGAATTCAGCAATGCCCTGCAATAGTGAATAACTGGCTGGCCTGTACCCGATATCACTTGTAATTACAAAATTAATCATCCTTCCTTCTTTGGAGCAATCAACTGTTTGTTCTCAACTAGAGATCCATACCAGACATTGGTAGCCTTCTAGCAAACTAACATGGGGTATTAGTCATATGACAGCTTAATTTTGCACGCAGCCATGATCATGAGAATTTCCAATGGGAATCAATGAACGCCAGTCAGACAACATTCAGTCAACTTTCCTCTCCCCAACCCAAATGCTGAATTATATTACCCTACATTAAACACTTAGCGACTCTTAAATTTAGACTTTGGCCCTTCCTGCTCCCCATCTTTCAAGCTAAAAAATGGAGCATCAGGAAATAGTCGAGAAAATTGAGACTTTGATGATCGAGTTCCTGTAGCTGAGTGCTAATTTTCTGCACGTGAATTTATCAATGCATTTTTCACCAACAGGAACTGAGATTCTCGATGAGATCTTTTCAGCTTTGCACGGCGATTCTGGAACCAGATCTGAAATATCGAATTTATCAAAATAAGAATTTAAACATTTTAGTTACAGGACATAACATACAAAAAGGCAAGTTAATCGGCATGGATTCTTTTAATGTTGGAGCTTGCGGTCATTACCTGAATTCGGTCTTCATCTAGACCGAGTTTCTGAGCAAGATCTTCACGAACATCAATCCCGGGGTAACAATTTAGCTGAAATTCTTCTTCTAATACCTCAATCTGAAAAGAATTAAAATCCCATCAAATCAGACATTGGACCCCTGTATTGGCCaatcaggtttttaaaaaaatgacagcgGTTAGAAGATACTCTACTACTTGCTGTAACAGAATCATTAACTTACATAGTTGGAAGGGTACGATTAAACTACAAACAGAACGAGTCGCCGAGAATGTCTAAACCCAGTGGTACTGAATCGATAACAAGTCAGTTTCCTGTATCGCTTTATCCTGCAAAGTTCCGTCCCACCCAGTTGCATATCTCACCACTCGTTACTTTTTAAGCAAGGATACAATTCTTTCAATtgagaggggaagttgcagcATGTTAATTCGAAATTTATATTCATATTCTACTTAATACTTGCACAAAACGTTTTAGTCTATTCTGCTCTATTGAAACAATACGTACAGCAAGGATAACTTTTTTTTGCATAACAGTCACTGCCTTTCAGTTTTTTTCAGATATAACTAGCTAGTTACACTATTTAGAGCTAACTTAATTCAGTTAATGcttttcaaattttgaaagtgTTCAGATATTTTGCTTATTTTCCAATTCATGAAAATTAAAAACTATAATTGGAGATGCAACGGTTCCAGAGATGACTGGTCAAAATGTTGGGATTTTAAGTTATGTATGTTGAAGACAAACTTTAAAAGTCAATCTCTCGTGTCGAATCCTTATGTAGAAGGAAGACATTAGGCGGGACTCAGAAGCACACTCGAAATTACAATTTTGTGTAAGTGTAAAAAAACTTAAAGCAGCACTTTCGTGATGCGCATTTTAAGAATTCTTCACAAATAACCTGGTTTCTACTAAATGCAGTTCTGGCTCTTCTTCCACGGAACCAGCAGCAGTTCGGCGGATGAGAAAAGTGCTCCTCACGCTGCCCTTCCGACTCCAGACAGCTCCTCCCTCCAACCTGCACCGGATTTGCCGGCTCACAGAATTTCTCAGCTGCATCTGGACACGAGCTCCGTGGAAGAGCTAAAGGACAGAAAAATCTGTTCAGCCAGCgcttctaaagaagagtcatattgttACATTACAATACTGTTTAAAAAGTACTGATTCACGTTTCTGAAATATAACGGGCTGATTGGCCGCCTCCTGCAGCGTATTATCTGTAATTTTTGTACTTTACGCTTGTCTATTCATTCAATAATACGTGTTTGGTACTAATGTGCTGTTTTCAGAGGGACGTAAAAAGAGATCATGCCATTCAGAAACCCAGCACATAAGAGGTAGTGCAGAGAAGTAGGTACAGGAAATACACTTCCGTACAAATTGTGCAAAGACAAATCAAAATTTGAAGTAACTCCTTACCACGGATCTGTGCAAACTTTACCTGGAACGTTAAGCGCATCAGGCAACGATCGGTGGGGAGATAGAAAACGCGCCGTCTCCTCGCTCCTATCCAACCCCAGGATACTCTCAATAGTGAATGGACATGAAGTTTTTCTCGCTGACGCCTTCGCATGAGTTTCTGTGAGTTGAGTGTGTGTTTTCACACCTCCACAGGAACTAAGTTTAGCCATTATGTTACCTTCACCTTCAGGCTAGCTCAACTCACTCCTTCTACACATTAGTAGAGACTTGGACGTCATTAATTAAAACTGCGTAGTTAGAAAGTTTTAGCATTTAAATGAAGACCTCTTTCCCCCACCGCACACACTGAACGAGGCGATAATTATCTATTTTGTTGCCAAGTAATTAGCACCTCATAGGAACATCGAGGGGGAGGGAGTCAATCTTATTTCCCCACGCCAGCGAACATTACTTTCTTCCAAATTCTTTATACCTACATCACGGCAATTTACTTAGTTTAATACAAACCTGGAAAGGAAATCAATTTTCAGTTctgattggaaaacagcaaaaagCAACAGGCTCTTTAGCCAAACAACAATCTCATTTAGGTAAGTGTCTTTCACCGGAGTAAAGTAAGCTCTTAATACTATTAGGATAATCCTGATGAATATTCGGATAGTTTGTATGCATAAACTTTGCATTCAGATCAACTGGAAAACAAAAGTGCGAGCTGAAGGCATGTTGTAAATGTTGTTAAAACTCCCTTATTGTTCTCATCTGCCTGGATTCACTCAGCGAAACAATCAGCACCTAACATAATAACATTGGATTTATTTCGTTGAAATATTAAGTGATTTGGGGACACTTTTACTCCAGAATTTGCCATAAtcctttcttgaattaacatttTCTGGTGTTTACGAACTAGTGAACGGTGTCATTTAGCTTAGCTTAAAATCAGTAAAACTAATTCCGTGATTAAAAACAATGGAGAGAAATTGACGCCAAGAGATTTGACTCTTCGGTATTGGCTTGTTGAAAGTCAAATGCTTCCAAACTAAACAGCTCTGTTTGTAATCCCCGGCGCGGCTTGCAAACAATACAGATCGCTAAGGCTGCTGTTACATTTAACTATTTACGCTTTTCTTCGCCTGAAGGACCTACCTCTATACAACGAGTCGCGTCCATACAGCTTAGAAATTGCTGTCCAGTTGAGCGCAATGACAGAAGTACGGAGTCACCCAAACGATCTCCTGGCGCCATCAGATTGACAATCTTTCCCAGCGCAGATTATACAGAGGCGAAACCTTTCTATAAAGTATTACGTTGTTCCATACTCATATACTCAAAAAATAGATCTTTCAACGGCTAGGGAGGTCAAAATCTAACTTTGGGGGTAATAAGGTACACACGAGAGTCGCT of the Stegostoma tigrinum isolate sSteTig4 chromosome 11, sSteTig4.hap1, whole genome shotgun sequence genome contains:
- the LOC125460500 gene encoding homeobox expressed in ES cells 1-like, encoding MAKLSSCGGVKTHTQLTETHAKASARKTSCPFTIESILGLDRSEETARFLSPHRSLPDALNVPALPRSSCPDAAEKFCEPANPVQVGGRSCLESEGQREEHFSHPPNCCWFRGRRARTAFSRNQIEVLEEEFQLNCYPGIDVREDLAQKLGLDEDRIQIWFQNRRAKLKRSHRESQFLLVKNALINSRAEN